The Pedosphaera parvula Ellin514 genome has a segment encoding these proteins:
- a CDS encoding Gfo/Idh/MocA family protein: MKQIGVGMIGCGGIALQNHLPGLALCPEAKLVALCDTNAEVLQKAVQQTGISAAFTNYLDMLNREEVNAVIIATPNFTHAPIALAAINAGKHVLCEKPIAMNFAESKAMLDAAEKAGVRHMTAFTYRFVPAMRYMAHMVKSGFIGEPYHFRSCRLQDWGTRAVGWRQIAKLAGTGELGDMLSHRIDYAHLLVGPMTRLVADMRRYHDVRDGQVSDLEDWVAIMAEFQRNHATGVLESSKVATGRGESGKSQDYCEVNGTEGTLVFQLERPLELQISKKGETSLHTVPVPTEFLKWPGSKRDPHAGDPIMTFRYDQDMEFIQAIVQQRPCVPSFLEGAQAQAVMDATVVSTNEKRWVNIEQVR, from the coding sequence ATGAAACAGATTGGCGTAGGCATGATCGGCTGTGGTGGGATTGCGTTGCAAAACCACCTTCCTGGACTGGCACTGTGTCCCGAAGCAAAACTCGTCGCCTTATGCGATACGAATGCTGAGGTGCTTCAGAAAGCAGTGCAACAAACCGGCATTTCGGCAGCCTTTACAAATTATCTCGACATGCTCAATCGGGAAGAGGTGAACGCCGTGATTATTGCGACGCCGAATTTCACCCACGCTCCGATTGCGCTGGCGGCCATCAATGCCGGCAAACACGTGCTTTGTGAAAAGCCGATTGCCATGAATTTCGCCGAATCGAAAGCCATGCTGGATGCGGCTGAAAAAGCTGGTGTGCGACATATGACGGCTTTCACTTACCGTTTTGTTCCGGCCATGCGTTACATGGCGCACATGGTGAAGTCAGGATTTATTGGTGAACCTTATCATTTTCGCTCCTGCCGCTTGCAGGATTGGGGGACGCGCGCTGTCGGTTGGCGTCAGATTGCCAAACTGGCAGGCACCGGTGAATTGGGGGATATGTTGTCGCATCGCATTGATTATGCGCACCTGCTGGTTGGTCCCATGACGCGCCTGGTTGCTGACATGCGGCGCTATCACGATGTGCGGGATGGACAAGTTTCAGACCTTGAGGATTGGGTGGCCATCATGGCTGAGTTTCAGCGGAACCATGCGACGGGAGTTCTCGAAAGTAGCAAAGTGGCCACCGGTCGCGGCGAAAGCGGCAAGAGCCAGGACTACTGCGAAGTGAATGGCACTGAAGGCACCCTGGTCTTCCAATTGGAGCGTCCGCTGGAACTGCAGATTTCTAAAAAAGGTGAAACCAGTTTGCACACAGTGCCGGTTCCCACGGAATTCCTAAAGTGGCCTGGTTCGAAACGAGACCCGCATGCTGGCGATCCAATCATGACTTTCCGCTACGATCAGGATATGGAGTTCATCCAAGCCATCGTGCAACAACGTCCTTGTGTCCCTTCATTCCTTGAAGGAGCACAGGCACAGGCCGTAATGGATGCGACCGTGGTTTCAACAAACGAAAAGCGTTGGGTAAACATTGAACAAGTCAGGTAA
- a CDS encoding SDR family oxidoreductase: protein MSKTAVVTGAGSGVGEAVALALAKEGWRVAIIGRRVETLTQTISKAGQMSGNLLAMPCDIGNSTNVEQSAREIMQKLGAVEVLVNAAGTNAPKRSLQELSLKDYHQMIDTNLNGAYYCVQAFLPGMREQKSGTIVNVVSDAAKQASAKAGPAYVMSKFGLAGLTQSINAEERANGIRACAIFPGDIDTPLLDKRPNPPAAEARARMLHSEDIAACVMLAINLPSRAIVEEILVRPR from the coding sequence ATGAGCAAGACAGCGGTGGTGACAGGAGCAGGCAGTGGCGTCGGTGAAGCGGTCGCTCTGGCGCTCGCCAAGGAAGGCTGGCGCGTGGCGATCATCGGACGCCGCGTGGAAACGCTGACTCAAACCATTTCCAAAGCAGGCCAGATGTCCGGCAACCTCCTCGCCATGCCTTGCGATATTGGCAACAGCACGAATGTGGAGCAGTCGGCCAGGGAGATCATGCAGAAGCTCGGCGCAGTTGAAGTTTTAGTCAACGCCGCCGGGACCAACGCACCCAAGCGCAGTCTCCAGGAGCTTTCACTCAAGGATTATCATCAGATGATCGATACCAACTTGAACGGCGCGTATTATTGCGTTCAAGCATTTCTGCCCGGAATGCGTGAGCAGAAATCCGGCACGATTGTGAATGTTGTCTCTGATGCCGCGAAGCAGGCCAGCGCCAAAGCCGGCCCGGCCTATGTAATGTCCAAGTTTGGTCTTGCCGGGTTGACGCAATCGATCAATGCCGAGGAGCGGGCGAATGGGATTCGTGCCTGTGCGATTTTTCCGGGCGACATTGACACTCCACTGCTGGACAAACGTCCCAATCCGCCGGCAGCCGAAGCACGCGCCAGAATGTTGCATAGTGAAGATATCGCCGCCTGCGTCATGCTGGCAATCAATCTTCCCTCCCGCGCAATCGTGGAAGAAATTTTGGTTCGGCCGCGGTAA
- a CDS encoding alpha-hydroxy acid oxidase: MSDALNIFDLEKLAKENLPPTAYDYYSSGAWDEVTLRENCNAFNRIQVHYKVMVDVSKRDLTTTVLGQKVSMPILLAPTAFHKLAHPDGEVATVRAAGASNTIMTLSSLSTTKVEEVTAAAKSPVWFQLYINKDRGFTRDLVARVKAAGCKALMLTVDTPEWGRRERDVRNCFHLPPGLSAINLIPSNERGEFIGQHGAGMGQAFTWMLDPSLTWKDVEWLRSITDLPIIVKGVCRPDDAELAIQHGVSAVLVSNHGARQMDTAPATIEVLPAIAEQVAGRVPVLLDGGIRRGLDVFKALALGATAVQIGRPVLWGLANGGQQGVQTALELLRKELDLAMALAGCPDIASIKRDFVKVPNRHF, translated from the coding sequence ATGTCCGATGCCCTGAATATTTTTGATTTGGAAAAGTTGGCCAAGGAGAACTTGCCACCGACTGCCTATGATTATTATTCCAGCGGAGCCTGGGATGAAGTCACTCTGCGCGAGAACTGTAACGCTTTCAACCGCATTCAGGTGCATTACAAGGTCATGGTCGATGTCAGCAAACGTGATCTCACCACCACTGTTTTAGGGCAGAAAGTTTCGATGCCCATTTTGCTCGCGCCGACCGCCTTTCACAAACTGGCTCATCCCGATGGTGAAGTGGCCACAGTGCGAGCTGCTGGTGCCTCCAATACAATCATGACGCTGAGCAGTCTCTCGACCACCAAGGTCGAGGAAGTGACTGCCGCGGCGAAGAGCCCGGTCTGGTTTCAACTCTACATCAACAAAGACCGTGGATTTACTCGTGATCTTGTCGCCCGGGTAAAAGCGGCTGGCTGCAAGGCACTAATGCTGACCGTCGACACGCCGGAATGGGGCCGCCGTGAACGCGATGTGCGCAACTGCTTCCATCTACCTCCCGGACTGAGTGCCATCAATTTGATTCCTTCCAATGAACGCGGCGAATTTATCGGGCAACACGGTGCGGGCATGGGCCAGGCGTTTACCTGGATGTTGGACCCATCATTGACCTGGAAAGATGTGGAGTGGCTCCGGTCGATCACTGATTTGCCGATTATCGTCAAAGGGGTCTGCCGCCCCGATGATGCGGAGTTGGCCATTCAGCATGGAGTCAGTGCAGTTCTCGTTTCCAATCACGGCGCTCGTCAAATGGATACCGCACCCGCCACCATCGAAGTGCTGCCTGCCATTGCGGAACAAGTTGCTGGACGCGTGCCTGTGCTGTTGGACGGAGGCATTCGCCGCGGCTTGGATGTATTCAAGGCCTTGGCACTTGGAGCAACGGCTGTTCAAATTGGCCGACCTGTGCTGTGGGGTCTGGCGAATGGCGGCCAGCAAGGTGTGCAAACTGCCCTGGAGTTGCTTCGTAAAGAGTTGGATCTGGCCATGGCCCTGGCGGGTTGTCCCGATATCGCCAGCATCAAGCGTGACTTCGTGAAGGTTCCGAACCGGCACTTTTAA
- a CDS encoding glycoside hydrolase family 9 protein — translation MNWSICRNLFKNVGLLISFSTVFVTVSLHAEIYIRVNQVGYQTQDIKSAMAFGSESLPETFSVVEQGSGKAVYQGKPASIAGKWGQFTNHAELDFSSVKSPGCYVLQMGDAKSQPFSIAANTFGELPDELLEFMRQQRCGYNPFLDVVCHRMDGRTAFGPMTNGTYMDAHGGWHDAGDLLKYLLTSGNATAQMLLAYKLNPHCSQDHFNALGQPGTNGIPDVLDEAHWGLEWMLRLHPAPDQLYHQVADDRDHTGFRLPHEEIADYGWGKGSYRVVYYADGKPQGLKQYKSESTGIANLAGRYAAAMALAYQIWKDDAQQKEFAERCLKAGIEVYQLGRAKEGVQQGNSYSAPYRYAETTWADDMEWGAAELFRATGKKYYLNDAKRYATMIQSESWMGQEQTGHYQYYPFMNVGHFALYDSVDKKFKKVLAGYYRDGIERCMGMGQRSPYRIGVPFIWCSNNLTTALATQILMYERMTGDLRYHRFMLAQRDWLLGRNPWGISMFTGIPEKGVYPHDVHLQTTKLTGRSVRGGLVDGPVYNRIFKSLKGVYINEPDPFAPFQDELAVYHDSIHDYSTNEPTMDGTASAVLLWAICAAQN, via the coding sequence ATGAACTGGAGCATTTGCCGCAATTTGTTCAAAAACGTTGGTCTTTTGATTTCTTTCTCCACCGTTTTTGTAACTGTTTCGCTTCATGCGGAAATCTACATTCGCGTTAATCAGGTCGGTTATCAAACCCAGGACATTAAATCTGCCATGGCGTTTGGTTCGGAAAGCTTGCCGGAAACATTTTCCGTCGTGGAGCAGGGGAGTGGTAAAGCCGTATATCAAGGCAAGCCAGCCAGCATTGCTGGCAAATGGGGACAGTTTACCAATCACGCCGAACTCGATTTCTCCTCTGTCAAAAGCCCTGGTTGCTATGTTCTGCAAATGGGTGACGCCAAATCTCAACCCTTCTCCATTGCAGCCAATACCTTCGGCGAACTGCCGGACGAGTTGCTCGAGTTCATGCGTCAGCAGCGTTGTGGCTACAATCCGTTTCTGGATGTTGTCTGTCACCGCATGGATGGCCGGACGGCTTTTGGTCCCATGACCAATGGCACTTACATGGATGCTCATGGCGGCTGGCACGATGCGGGAGATCTCCTCAAATATTTGCTCACTTCCGGCAACGCTACCGCTCAAATGTTGCTCGCGTACAAGCTCAATCCACACTGTTCCCAGGATCACTTCAACGCACTCGGCCAGCCGGGCACCAACGGCATTCCGGATGTTTTGGATGAAGCGCATTGGGGATTGGAATGGATGCTACGTTTGCACCCGGCCCCTGATCAACTGTACCATCAAGTCGCCGATGATCGCGACCACACCGGATTCCGTTTGCCACATGAGGAAATTGCTGATTACGGTTGGGGCAAGGGAAGTTATCGAGTGGTTTATTATGCCGATGGCAAGCCACAAGGGTTGAAGCAATATAAGAGCGAGTCAACTGGTATTGCCAATCTTGCTGGACGCTACGCTGCCGCCATGGCTTTGGCCTATCAAATTTGGAAAGACGATGCTCAGCAAAAAGAATTTGCTGAGCGTTGCTTAAAAGCTGGTATTGAAGTTTATCAACTTGGTCGCGCGAAGGAAGGCGTGCAACAAGGTAATTCCTACAGCGCGCCCTATCGTTATGCCGAAACCACCTGGGCAGATGACATGGAATGGGGTGCAGCCGAACTCTTTCGCGCCACTGGCAAGAAGTATTATCTCAACGACGCCAAACGTTACGCCACGATGATTCAATCCGAGTCCTGGATGGGCCAGGAGCAGACAGGCCATTATCAATATTATCCTTTCATGAATGTCGGCCATTTCGCGCTTTATGATTCGGTCGATAAAAAATTCAAAAAAGTTTTAGCCGGTTACTATCGCGACGGCATCGAACGTTGTATGGGCATGGGACAAAGAAGTCCCTATCGCATCGGGGTGCCCTTCATCTGGTGCTCCAATAACCTGACGACCGCCCTGGCCACCCAGATTTTGATGTATGAACGCATGACAGGTGACCTGCGCTATCATCGCTTTATGCTTGCCCAAAGAGATTGGCTCCTCGGACGTAATCCATGGGGCATCTCCATGTTTACCGGGATTCCTGAAAAAGGGGTTTATCCGCACGACGTGCATCTGCAGACCACGAAACTCACCGGTCGCTCCGTCCGTGGCGGGTTGGTCGATGGCCCGGTTTACAATCGGATCTTCAAGAGTTTAAAAGGCGTTTACATTAATGAACCGGATCCTTTTGCACCGTTTCAAGACGAACTGGCGGTTTATCACGACAGCATTCATGATTATTCCACCAATGAACCGACCATGGATGGCACTGCCTCGGCGGTTTTATTATGGGCCATATGCGCTGCACAGAATTGA
- a CDS encoding GxxExxY protein translates to METDELTGKIIGAAMKVHRVLGTGFVESVYEKALLHEFRKEGVCVESQKPLLVYYDGIVVGEFVADIIVEKRVVVELKAIQCLGQIHEVQTVNYLTATKLDTGLLINFGAASLEFKRKFRTNPSANKPFSL, encoded by the coding sequence ATGGAAACGGATGAATTGACAGGGAAAATAATTGGGGCGGCAATGAAGGTTCATCGAGTGCTTGGGACCGGATTTGTGGAATCTGTTTACGAGAAGGCTCTCTTACACGAATTCAGAAAAGAGGGCGTTTGCGTGGAAAGCCAAAAGCCGTTACTTGTTTATTACGATGGCATCGTCGTTGGGGAATTTGTTGCTGACATTATCGTGGAGAAACGAGTTGTGGTCGAACTAAAGGCAATCCAATGTTTAGGGCAAATCCATGAAGTCCAAACTGTTAATTATCTGACGGCGACGAAACTGGATACAGGATTGTTAATCAACTTTGGGGCCGCCAGTTTGGAATTCAAGAGAAAGTTCCGCACGAACCCATCAGCCAACAAACCTTTTTCGTTGTAA
- a CDS encoding polysaccharide deacetylase family protein — MKTFPRNQSIARLLLALLLLSYAIVCTAKDHQECELREGGIVRGPKTQKRIALEFTGHTFAEGAPIILDQLAKHQAKASFFLTGAFVTNPEFEPVVKRIIKEGHYLGPHSDKHLLYCPWDGPKKTLVSKDQFASDLENNLNKIQKHGLKRSQIRYWLPAYEWYNEEIVDWSRDKDLTLVNFTPGTRSNADYTGDKDKNFVPSKTILESIIKKEQQDPNGLNGFLLLLHVGVGPNRTDKMSDHFGELLDYLSSKGYQFVRIDELLDKKVEN; from the coding sequence TTGAAGACTTTTCCCAGGAACCAAAGTATTGCCCGGCTGCTTCTAGCCTTGCTTCTCCTCTCCTACGCGATCGTCTGCACAGCAAAAGATCACCAGGAATGTGAATTAAGGGAGGGAGGCATCGTTCGAGGTCCAAAAACTCAGAAGCGGATTGCTTTGGAATTTACGGGCCACACCTTTGCCGAAGGCGCTCCGATCATTCTGGATCAACTCGCAAAACATCAGGCCAAAGCATCTTTTTTTCTTACCGGTGCCTTTGTCACGAATCCGGAATTCGAGCCTGTGGTGAAGCGAATCATCAAAGAAGGACATTACCTGGGGCCGCATTCAGACAAGCACCTCCTCTATTGTCCTTGGGATGGCCCTAAAAAGACTCTCGTTTCCAAAGACCAGTTCGCTTCAGATCTGGAGAATAATCTCAACAAAATCCAAAAACACGGGCTGAAGCGTTCTCAAATCCGCTATTGGCTGCCAGCATATGAATGGTACAACGAGGAGATTGTTGATTGGAGCAGGGACAAGGATTTAACGCTCGTGAATTTCACACCCGGCACACGCTCGAATGCCGATTACACAGGAGATAAGGACAAAAATTTTGTGCCTTCCAAAACCATTCTCGAAAGTATCATCAAAAAGGAACAGCAGGACCCAAACGGGTTAAATGGATTTTTGTTGCTGCTGCACGTTGGTGTTGGGCCAAATCGCACGGATAAGATGAGCGACCACTTCGGTGAATTGCTGGATTATCTGAGCAGCAAAGGTTATCAATTCGTGCGCATTGACGAACTTTTGGATAAAAAAGTGGAGAACTAA
- a CDS encoding PrsW family glutamic-type intramembrane protease, whose protein sequence is MNSGPNEPEWHYLQHTKVRGPVSMEELSALMAAGTVSEDTLVAAKGSSQWQSIGEVLNDYRAGRFVGPDLPPLPGTATVRPKSLLDQIGETLNQVAGTEKLEGFSLSGIFSETFKKRTVAEMEEYLIVGTPTTTPKIAEVETGWPKPWLFARFLLIFGGLYLGFVLTFKAFANLSLVPGLILMGTSTVPIATLILFFELNTPRNISFYRLVVLMGFGGMASMFISLIGYDFGHLNWLGASSAGIVEELGKLAALILIIRSPRYKYILNGMLFGAAVGTGFAIFESAGFALSVLAQGYGSKAMMNNIEFRGILAPLMHIAWTAMVGAALWRVKRDQPITLPTLLNPRFYKVLLVAMVLHMIWNLHPGNSGASDFFKDFLLGTAAWFIIWGLVQQGLRQVRDEQREAASAEIAVRSMATPTVVEPPSPPSLETKI, encoded by the coding sequence ATGAACTCGGGGCCGAACGAACCGGAGTGGCACTATCTGCAGCACACAAAGGTGCGCGGACCAGTTTCGATGGAGGAGCTTTCCGCTCTCATGGCTGCTGGGACTGTCTCTGAAGACACCCTCGTCGCTGCCAAGGGTTCGAGCCAATGGCAATCCATCGGCGAGGTTTTGAATGACTATCGCGCCGGCCGGTTCGTGGGGCCGGACCTGCCACCTTTGCCTGGCACCGCAACTGTTCGACCGAAGAGTTTACTGGATCAGATTGGCGAGACGTTGAACCAGGTCGCCGGCACAGAAAAACTGGAAGGCTTCAGCCTGAGTGGAATATTCTCGGAAACTTTTAAAAAGCGCACGGTTGCCGAGATGGAGGAGTATCTGATTGTTGGCACCCCAACCACGACGCCAAAAATCGCGGAGGTGGAAACCGGCTGGCCCAAGCCCTGGCTCTTTGCGCGGTTCCTGCTTATTTTTGGTGGTCTTTATTTGGGCTTTGTCCTGACATTCAAAGCCTTCGCGAATCTCAGCCTCGTTCCCGGGCTTATTTTAATGGGGACCTCCACGGTGCCAATCGCCACACTCATTTTATTCTTCGAACTGAATACGCCTCGCAATATTTCCTTTTATCGTCTGGTGGTATTGATGGGATTCGGCGGCATGGCTTCCATGTTTATCTCGCTCATTGGATATGATTTTGGCCATTTGAATTGGCTGGGAGCTTCCAGCGCGGGCATTGTGGAGGAACTTGGCAAACTGGCCGCGCTTATTCTCATCATTCGAAGCCCGCGTTATAAATACATTTTAAATGGCATGTTGTTTGGGGCGGCAGTCGGGACCGGTTTCGCTATCTTCGAAAGTGCCGGCTTTGCGCTGAGCGTTCTCGCCCAAGGCTATGGCAGCAAGGCCATGATGAATAATATTGAGTTCCGCGGCATATTGGCTCCGCTGATGCATATTGCCTGGACTGCGATGGTCGGTGCCGCCCTCTGGCGGGTAAAGAGGGACCAGCCCATTACCCTGCCAACCTTGCTTAATCCGCGATTTTACAAAGTGCTGCTGGTAGCCATGGTTCTGCATATGATTTGGAACCTTCACCCGGGAAATTCCGGAGCTTCCGACTTCTTTAAAGATTTTTTACTGGGAACCGCCGCCTGGTTTATCATCTGGGGCCTCGTCCAACAAGGACTGCGCCAGGTGCGCGACGAGCAGCGCGAGGCTGCTTCTGCCGAAATCGCGGTTCGATCCATGGCGACTCCAACTGTTGTTGAGCCGCCATCACCTCCATCTCTGGAAACAAAAATCTAG